Proteins encoded together in one Streptomyces sp. NA04227 window:
- the serA gene encoding phosphoglycerate dehydrogenase: MSTNTTAKPVVLIAEELSPATVDALGPDFDIRHCNGADRAELLPAIAEVDAILIRSATKVDAEAIAAAKRLKVVARAGVGLDNVDVSAATKAGVMVVNAPTSNIVTAAELACGLLLATARNIPQANAALKNGEWKRSKYTGVELSEKTLGVVGLGRIGALVAQRMSVFGMKVVAYDPYVQPARAAQMGVKVVSLDELLESADFITVHLPKTPETLGLIGDEALRKVKPSVRIVNAARGGIVDEEALYSALKEGRVAGAGLDVYAKEPCTDSPLFEFDQVVATPHLGASTDEAQEKAGIAVARSVRLALAGELVPDAVNVQGGVIAEDVRPGLPLAEKLGRIFTALAGEVAARLDVEVYGEITQHDVKVLELSALKGVFEDVVDETVSYVNAPLFAQERGVEVRLTTSSESPDHRNLVTVRGTLSGGEEIAVSGTLAGPKHLQKIVAVGEHDIDLALADHMVVLRYADRPGVVGTVGRILGEAGINIAGMQVSRAKAGGEALAVLTVDDTVPVPVLGELAEEIGATSVRPVNLTD; this comes from the coding sequence GTGAGCACGAACACCACCGCCAAACCCGTGGTACTCATCGCTGAAGAACTGTCGCCCGCCACCGTCGACGCCCTCGGGCCGGACTTCGACATCCGGCACTGCAACGGCGCCGACCGCGCGGAGCTCCTCCCCGCCATCGCGGAGGTCGACGCCATCCTGATCCGCTCCGCGACGAAGGTGGACGCCGAGGCCATCGCCGCCGCGAAGCGCCTCAAGGTCGTCGCCCGCGCCGGGGTGGGCCTGGACAACGTCGACGTCTCCGCCGCCACCAAGGCGGGCGTCATGGTCGTCAACGCCCCGACGTCCAACATCGTCACCGCCGCCGAACTCGCCTGCGGACTGCTGCTCGCCACCGCGCGCAACATCCCGCAGGCCAACGCCGCACTGAAGAACGGCGAGTGGAAGCGGTCCAAGTACACCGGTGTCGAGCTGTCGGAGAAGACCCTCGGTGTCGTCGGCCTCGGCCGCATCGGCGCCCTGGTCGCGCAGCGCATGTCGGTCTTCGGCATGAAGGTCGTCGCGTACGACCCCTACGTACAGCCCGCGCGCGCCGCCCAGATGGGTGTCAAGGTCGTCTCGCTCGACGAGCTCCTGGAGAGCGCGGACTTCATCACCGTGCACCTGCCCAAGACGCCCGAGACCCTCGGTCTCATCGGCGACGAGGCGCTGCGCAAGGTCAAGCCCAGCGTGCGCATCGTCAACGCCGCGCGCGGCGGCATCGTCGACGAGGAGGCGCTGTACTCGGCGCTCAAGGAGGGCCGCGTCGCGGGCGCCGGACTCGACGTCTACGCGAAGGAGCCCTGCACGGACTCCCCGCTCTTCGAGTTCGACCAGGTCGTCGCCACCCCGCACCTCGGTGCCTCCACCGACGAGGCCCAGGAGAAGGCCGGTATCGCGGTCGCCCGCTCGGTGCGCCTCGCGCTCGCCGGTGAGCTGGTCCCCGATGCGGTGAACGTCCAGGGCGGCGTCATCGCCGAGGACGTACGCCCCGGTCTGCCGCTGGCCGAGAAGCTCGGCCGGATCTTCACCGCGCTCGCGGGCGAGGTCGCGGCCCGGCTCGACGTCGAGGTCTACGGCGAGATCACCCAGCACGACGTGAAGGTGCTCGAACTCTCCGCGCTCAAGGGCGTGTTCGAGGACGTCGTCGACGAGACGGTCTCCTACGTCAACGCCCCGCTGTTCGCGCAGGAGCGCGGCGTCGAGGTGCGCCTGACCACCAGCAGCGAGTCGCCCGACCACCGCAACCTGGTCACCGTGCGCGGCACGCTCTCGGGCGGCGAGGAGATCGCGGTCTCCGGCACCCTGGCCGGTCCCAAGCACCTCCAGAAGATCGTCGCCGTCGGCGAGCACGACATCGACCTGGCGCTCGCCGACCACATGGTCGTGCTGCGCTACGCGGACCGCCCCGGCGTCGTCGGCACGGTCGGCCGCATCCTGGGCGAGGCCGGTATCAACATCGCCGGTATGCAGGTGTCCCGCGCCAAGGCGGGCGGCGAGGCCCTCGCGGTGCTCACCGTGGACGACACGGTGCCGGTGCCGGTGCTCGGCGAACTGGCCGAGGAGATCGGCGCCACCTCGGTGCGCCCGGTGAACCTCACGGACTGA
- a CDS encoding vWA domain-containing protein, whose translation MSANKIQHKVNHVALVVDCSGSMGPHQSQLIRVVDEFVAGLKAESDSLGHETRISLYSFDHKVENLVWDMDVKHLPSMRGLYRVNNGATALIEASVKSLDDLGHIWEEYGEHSFLQIVVTDGEENASGGDRRHDGDMTILGPWLDKIAAKMSGLPGHWTSAILVPNSLAKRTAQNYGFPAGNIAIWDADSQKGVEEAIGTVRAAATSFLRGREQGVRGTKNLFAVGQDISVDEVRANLEPIPADKYRLLKVDQEIEIRPFVNSYPGVTYERGACYYQLGARAQVQQNKEVIVVEKDTDRAYTGDAARRLLFGTDVQGTVSVKAGSNAKLEVYVQSRSVNRKLKPDTRLLIML comes from the coding sequence GTGTCCGCAAACAAGATCCAGCACAAGGTGAATCACGTCGCGCTGGTGGTGGACTGTTCCGGTTCGATGGGTCCGCACCAGAGCCAACTCATACGCGTGGTGGACGAGTTCGTGGCGGGGTTGAAGGCCGAGTCGGACAGCCTCGGCCACGAAACGCGAATCAGTCTTTACTCCTTCGATCACAAAGTGGAGAACCTGGTCTGGGACATGGACGTGAAACATCTTCCGTCCATGCGGGGGTTGTACCGGGTCAACAATGGCGCCACGGCCCTCATCGAGGCTTCCGTGAAGTCCCTGGACGACCTGGGTCATATCTGGGAGGAATACGGCGAGCACAGCTTCCTCCAGATCGTGGTGACGGACGGTGAGGAGAACGCCTCCGGCGGCGACCGGCGGCACGACGGCGACATGACCATCCTCGGTCCCTGGCTCGACAAGATCGCGGCGAAGATGAGCGGGCTTCCGGGCCACTGGACCTCCGCGATCCTCGTCCCGAACTCCCTGGCCAAGCGCACCGCCCAGAACTACGGCTTCCCGGCGGGGAACATCGCCATCTGGGACGCGGATTCCCAGAAGGGCGTCGAGGAGGCGATCGGCACCGTGCGTGCCGCCGCCACCAGCTTCCTGCGCGGGCGGGAGCAGGGGGTGCGCGGCACGAAGAACCTGTTCGCCGTCGGCCAGGACATATCGGTGGACGAGGTACGGGCGAATCTCGAACCGATTCCGGCCGACAAATACCGGCTCCTCAAAGTCGACCAGGAGATCGAGATCCGCCCCTTCGTCAATTCGTATCCGGGCGTGACGTACGAACGCGGAGCGTGTTACTACCAGTTGGGCGCCCGGGCTCAGGTTCAGCAGAACAAGGAAGTCATCGTGGTCGAGAAGGACACCGACCGCGCTTATACGGGCGACGCGGCACGCAGGCTTCTGTTCGGTACGGACGTTCAGGGCACCGTGTCCGTGAAAGCGGGGAGCAATGCCAAGTTGGAGGTGTACGTGCAAAGCCGTTCGGTGAACAGGAAACTCAAGCCGGATACGCGTCTGCTCATCATGCTCTGA
- a CDS encoding substrate-binding domain-containing protein produces the protein MGRLSDPAASRAVLVGTHTYGHLHDIPAVKRNVTRLTKLLRDPTLWGLERDHCRALLQPTRDKVLDAVHEAATDASDTLVLYFAGHGLTDPYTGELYLALPGSEPDRLDKALRYEDVRRLLLAARTAGAGGPRRKVVVLDCCWSGLALGGTMADGIGTRADIEGTFVLTATAETRQALAPPGETYTTFTGELIETVERGIEGGSETLTMAGLYDHLAASLGAKSLPVPQQRNRNTASHIAVFRNRAFRPPEPVPEGAMSGEAVSASQRAGTAGAGTAGPEGGVDAAAYGWRRRLVGTHRRTLVTALAALLPLTALTTAYAVNWWLRPESSDCGSGPLTLTGSSAFAPVLREAAASYESVCEEVEVRVDLSSGARALEALQKDGAARSSGTPGRSEVIAFAEGYKKDYPELLPSPIAFSVLTFYAHEKAVGSKVQGLSTEQINRIYRGEIKNWNELGGADVPIRLVNRPAASSSGDILRRQLLRADPYPVNSLDCLGLSGTEGTPPVTCEVATTAEALETVAEAEGALGYGPVQAVSGRTGVRMLSIDGRRPTREASDYGGYDFWATTYAYTYRRPSPGSAADGFLQYLMSRQRAEVIERYDFNSCARYNGAMPCRFS, from the coding sequence GTGGGGCGACTGTCCGATCCCGCCGCCTCCCGGGCCGTGCTCGTCGGTACGCACACCTACGGGCATCTGCACGACATCCCCGCGGTCAAACGCAACGTCACCCGGCTCACGAAGCTGCTGCGCGACCCGACGCTGTGGGGACTGGAACGGGACCACTGCCGGGCCCTGCTCCAGCCCACCCGTGACAAGGTCCTGGACGCGGTGCACGAGGCGGCCACCGATGCCTCGGACACCCTCGTCCTCTACTTCGCGGGCCACGGACTGACCGACCCGTACACCGGCGAGCTGTACCTGGCCCTGCCGGGCTCCGAGCCGGACCGTCTCGACAAGGCCTTGCGCTACGAGGACGTACGGCGGCTGCTGCTCGCTGCCCGCACGGCGGGCGCGGGCGGGCCCCGGCGCAAGGTCGTCGTACTGGACTGCTGCTGGAGCGGGCTCGCCCTGGGCGGCACGATGGCCGACGGGATCGGGACGCGGGCCGACATCGAGGGCACCTTCGTCCTGACGGCCACCGCCGAGACGCGGCAGGCGCTCGCGCCGCCCGGCGAGACGTACACGACGTTCACCGGGGAGCTGATCGAGACCGTCGAGCGGGGCATCGAGGGCGGGTCCGAGACGCTGACGATGGCGGGGCTGTACGACCACCTCGCCGCCTCGCTCGGCGCGAAGTCGCTGCCGGTGCCACAGCAGCGCAACCGCAATACGGCCAGCCATATCGCGGTGTTCCGGAACCGGGCGTTCCGTCCGCCTGAGCCGGTTCCGGAGGGGGCCATGTCCGGCGAGGCGGTGTCCGCTTCGCAGCGGGCAGGTACGGCGGGGGCGGGTACGGCGGGGCCCGAAGGAGGAGTGGACGCGGCGGCGTACGGGTGGCGCCGACGGCTCGTGGGCACCCATCGCCGGACCCTGGTGACGGCTCTGGCGGCGCTGCTGCCGCTGACCGCGCTCACCACCGCCTACGCGGTGAACTGGTGGCTGCGGCCGGAGAGTTCGGACTGCGGCTCCGGACCCCTCACCCTCACCGGCTCCTCGGCCTTCGCGCCGGTCCTGCGAGAGGCAGCGGCGTCGTACGAGAGCGTTTGCGAGGAAGTCGAGGTGCGGGTCGATCTCTCCAGCGGCGCGCGGGCACTGGAGGCATTGCAGAAGGACGGGGCCGCACGGTCGTCCGGGACGCCCGGCCGCTCCGAGGTGATCGCCTTCGCAGAGGGGTACAAAAAGGACTACCCGGAACTGTTGCCCAGTCCGATCGCCTTCTCGGTACTGACCTTCTACGCCCATGAGAAGGCGGTCGGCTCGAAGGTCCAGGGGCTTTCCACGGAGCAGATCAACCGGATCTATCGCGGCGAGATCAAGAACTGGAACGAGCTGGGCGGGGCCGACGTCCCGATCCGGCTCGTCAACCGCCCGGCCGCGTCCAGCTCCGGTGACATTCTTCGCCGACAGCTCCTGCGCGCCGACCCCTACCCGGTCAACTCCCTGGACTGTCTGGGTCTTTCGGGCACTGAGGGCACCCCTCCCGTGACCTGCGAGGTGGCCACCACCGCAGAGGCCCTGGAAACCGTGGCCGAGGCCGAGGGCGCCCTCGGCTACGGCCCGGTGCAGGCGGTGTCCGGCCGCACCGGCGTGCGGATGCTGAGTATCGACGGTCGCCGTCCCACCAGGGAGGCGAGCGACTACGGGGGCTACGACTTCTGGGCCACGACCTACGCCTACACCTACCGACGGCCGAGCCCCGGCTCCGCGGCCGACGGCTTTCTCCAGTATCTGATGAGCCGACAGCGCGCGGAGGTGATCGAGCGCTACGACTTCAACTCCTGCGCCAGGTACAACGGCGCGATGCCCTGCCGCTTCAGCTAG
- a CDS encoding Dabb family protein has translation MIVNLLRYRFKDEVSEEEKAEALAAMRRTASVESVSYGAVGQDIGDPSEGFTHSLLVGVEDLEALRRYIYDPVHLAGDPVILPRLQRMWATRFSDDPDPGLGAKVVRLHEEKLRRYPEWEALLDAIPETRLSTEV, from the coding sequence ATGATCGTGAATCTGCTGCGCTACCGCTTCAAGGACGAGGTGAGCGAGGAGGAGAAGGCGGAGGCACTCGCCGCGATGCGCCGTACCGCCTCGGTGGAGTCGGTGTCCTACGGGGCCGTGGGCCAGGACATCGGTGACCCGAGCGAAGGCTTCACGCACTCGCTTCTGGTGGGCGTGGAGGATCTGGAAGCCCTGCGCCGGTACATCTACGACCCGGTGCACCTGGCGGGCGACCCGGTGATCCTCCCCCGGCTCCAGCGGATGTGGGCCACCCGGTTCTCCGACGATCCCGACCCCGGGCTCGGCGCGAAGGTGGTGCGGCTGCACGAGGAGAAGCTCAGGCGCTACCCGGAGTGGGAAGCCCTGCTCGACGCGATCCCGGAGACCCGGCTCTCCACTGAGGTCTGA
- a CDS encoding TetR/AcrR family transcriptional regulator translates to MVEVAAPRGRIDKRQAILDEAFTVFARRGYAQAGVKEIAEEARVAKPTVYNHLGDKENLFRQAMTAAADSVSAETVAVTDRLREVSGDLGPVLHDVAHRLLKVCCSDRSRALRALTYAESASFPELAELVQERTSVRLQEALADRLARLSLSGKLRPCDPSGAAEQFLALLTGPMETRSRLGTRKVPPAQARAVADAAADTFLRAYGSGPRE, encoded by the coding sequence GTGGTGGAAGTGGCGGCCCCGCGCGGGCGCATCGACAAGCGGCAGGCGATTCTCGACGAGGCCTTCACCGTGTTCGCGCGCCGCGGTTACGCACAGGCGGGTGTCAAGGAGATCGCCGAGGAGGCGCGGGTCGCCAAGCCGACCGTGTACAACCACCTCGGCGACAAGGAGAACCTGTTCCGGCAGGCCATGACCGCCGCCGCGGACTCGGTCTCCGCCGAGACCGTGGCGGTGACCGACCGGCTGCGGGAGGTGTCCGGGGACCTCGGCCCCGTCCTGCACGACGTGGCGCACCGCCTGCTCAAGGTGTGCTGCTCGGACCGCTCGCGCGCCCTGCGAGCCCTGACCTACGCGGAGAGCGCGAGCTTCCCCGAACTGGCCGAACTCGTCCAGGAGCGCACCTCCGTACGCCTGCAGGAAGCCCTCGCCGACCGGCTCGCCCGGCTCTCCCTGTCCGGGAAGCTGAGGCCCTGTGATCCGTCCGGCGCCGCCGAGCAGTTCCTCGCCCTGCTCACCGGCCCCATGGAGACCCGCTCCCGCCTCGGGACCCGAAAGGTCCCGCCCGCCCAGGCCCGCGCCGTCGCCGATGCGGCCGCGGACACCTTCCTGCGGGCGTACGGATCCGGACCGCGCGAGTAG
- a CDS encoding CdaR family transcriptional regulator yields MKGDYQEPVDEISALLGAPATLEDRDFQLIAFGAHDSEDDSAMDPVRTRSILTRRSTQAVREWFEGFGITRATGPVHIPASPSAGVQRGRICLPVRHGGTVLGYVWLIDDEPGPTEAQLAAAMDVTARIGELLAAEERVGAGVTREFRAALTAEPGWQRTMALTALRTALGSRAEGPYTVVCVAPWPSADLEGPGAVPVLPGVEARCTVRWPGGRAALALLVRLRSRELLAPAHAAAERLTGSARGRGGAGGDGGAAGSAGGRAGAGASAGAGGGAGSGAHAGAGAHAGAGGPSASASGTAASASGTAASTGAPAVAAGVAPSGTDLDQLADAWRKASAAARAALAEPRFGPVADWSDLGPYRLLSALPDTAEEAAAAPLLTPAHRELAHTAEEFLDHAGQAGRTAAALGIHRQTLYYRISRVEQLTGLDLDDGEHRLLLHMALKAARLRGASPAPHPGGTGSG; encoded by the coding sequence GTGAAGGGCGATTACCAGGAACCGGTCGACGAGATCTCCGCGCTGCTCGGCGCCCCCGCCACCTTGGAGGACCGCGATTTCCAGCTGATCGCCTTCGGCGCGCACGACAGCGAGGACGACTCCGCGATGGACCCGGTGCGCACCCGCTCGATCCTGACCCGCCGCTCCACCCAGGCGGTGCGCGAGTGGTTCGAGGGCTTCGGCATCACCCGCGCCACGGGCCCGGTGCACATCCCCGCCAGCCCGTCCGCGGGCGTACAGCGTGGCCGGATCTGTCTGCCCGTACGGCACGGCGGCACCGTCCTCGGCTACGTCTGGCTCATCGACGACGAACCCGGCCCGACCGAGGCCCAGCTCGCCGCCGCCATGGACGTCACCGCCCGGATCGGCGAGCTGCTCGCCGCCGAGGAGCGAGTGGGCGCCGGCGTCACCCGCGAGTTCCGCGCCGCGCTCACCGCGGAGCCCGGCTGGCAGCGCACCATGGCCCTGACCGCCCTGCGCACCGCCCTCGGCAGCCGCGCCGAGGGCCCGTACACCGTGGTCTGCGTCGCACCCTGGCCGTCGGCGGACTTGGAGGGCCCCGGCGCAGTTCCGGTCCTGCCCGGCGTGGAGGCCCGTTGCACGGTGCGCTGGCCCGGCGGCCGCGCGGCGCTGGCCCTCTTGGTACGGCTACGCAGCCGCGAACTGTTGGCTCCGGCGCACGCGGCGGCGGAGCGGTTGACGGGGTCGGCGCGGGGGCGTGGGGGCGCGGGGGGCGATGGCGGTGCGGCCGGGAGCGCGGGGGGACGTGCCGGTGCGGGCGCGAGCGCGGGCGCGGGGGGCGGTGCGGGCTCGGGTGCGCATGCGGGTGCCGGTGCGCACGCGGGTGCCGGTGGGCCCTCCGCGTCCGCGAGTGGGACCGCGGCCTCCGCGAGTGGGACGGCCGCATCCACCGGTGCACCCGCCGTCGCGGCCGGGGTGGCCCCCTCCGGTACGGACCTCGACCAGCTCGCCGACGCCTGGCGCAAGGCCTCGGCGGCGGCCCGTGCCGCGCTCGCCGAACCCCGGTTCGGCCCGGTGGCCGACTGGTCCGACCTCGGCCCCTACCGTCTGCTGTCCGCACTCCCCGACACCGCCGAGGAAGCCGCCGCGGCCCCGCTGCTCACCCCCGCCCATCGCGAACTCGCCCACACCGCCGAGGAGTTCCTCGACCACGCGGGCCAGGCCGGACGCACCGCGGCCGCCCTCGGCATCCACCGCCAGACCCTCTACTACCGCATCTCCCGGGTCGAACAGCTCACCGGCCTCGACCTGGACGACGGGGAGCACCGGCTGTTGCTGCACATGGCGTTGAAGGCGGCGCGGTTGCGGGGCGCGTCACCGGCGCCGCACCCCGGGGGAACGGGCAGCGGCTGA
- a CDS encoding proline dehydrogenase family protein, producing MLGPVILAASRSEQMRRLVSAAPVTKPVVTRFIAGETTEETLPVVKDLTDRRLEVTIDVLGEDVTDPAEAVRARDAYLHLIDGLRPLGLGERAEMSVKLSSFGQALPGGHDLALKNITAVVEAADEIGTMVSLDMEDHTTADSTLAIHAELRRRFPKTGAVVQSYLFRTEDDCRDLAAAGSRVRLVKGAYKEPASVAHQDKHEVDRAYVRCLKILMAGKGYPMIGSHDPRLIAIAQDLALRAGRDLDAYEFQMLYGIRSEEQHRLAAEGHRVRVYMAYGTDWYGYFMRRLAERPANLAFFLRSFVTKG from the coding sequence GTGCTGGGTCCCGTGATCCTCGCCGCGTCGCGCAGCGAGCAGATGCGCCGCCTCGTCTCCGCCGCGCCGGTGACGAAGCCAGTCGTCACCCGCTTCATCGCGGGCGAGACGACCGAGGAGACCCTGCCGGTCGTCAAGGACCTCACCGACCGTCGCCTGGAGGTCACCATCGACGTCCTCGGCGAGGACGTCACCGACCCGGCCGAGGCGGTCCGGGCCCGGGACGCCTATCTGCACCTGATCGACGGCCTGCGTCCGCTGGGCCTGGGGGAGCGGGCCGAGATGTCCGTCAAGCTGTCCTCCTTCGGACAGGCGCTGCCCGGCGGCCACGACCTCGCACTGAAGAACATCACGGCCGTCGTCGAGGCCGCCGACGAGATCGGCACCATGGTCAGCCTCGACATGGAGGACCACACCACCGCCGACTCCACGCTCGCGATCCACGCCGAGCTGCGCCGCCGCTTCCCGAAGACCGGCGCCGTCGTGCAGTCGTACCTGTTCCGTACCGAGGACGACTGCCGCGACCTGGCCGCCGCCGGTTCCCGTGTGCGCCTGGTCAAGGGCGCCTACAAGGAGCCCGCCTCGGTCGCCCACCAGGACAAGCACGAGGTCGACCGCGCGTATGTGCGCTGCCTGAAGATCCTGATGGCCGGCAAGGGCTACCCCATGATCGGCTCGCACGACCCGCGGCTGATCGCCATCGCCCAGGACCTCGCCCTGCGCGCGGGCCGCGACCTCGACGCCTACGAGTTCCAGATGCTCTACGGCATCCGCAGCGAGGAGCAGCACCGGCTGGCGGCCGAGGGCCACCGGGTGCGCGTCTACATGGCCTACGGCACCGACTGGTACGGCTACTTCATGCGCCGTCTCGCCGAGCGCCCGGCCAACCTCGCCTTCTTCCTGCGTTCGTTCGTCACCAAGGGGTGA
- the pruA gene encoding L-glutamate gamma-semialdehyde dehydrogenase — translation MDAVTKVPAPVNEPVHGYAPGSPERARLEAKLKELAKNPIDLPMTIGGEKRMGGGSAFQVVQPHNHKSVLGTYRNATQADAQDAIDAALAAAPAWRDLPFDARAAIFLRAAELLAGPWRETIAASTMLGQSKTAQQAEIDSPCELIDFWRFNVSYARDLLAEQPVANSPGVWNRLDHRPLEGFVYAITPFNFTAIAGNLPTAPALMGNVVVWKPSPTQTHAAVLLMQLLEEAGLPAGVINLVTGDGIEVSEVALEHRDLAGIHFTGSTKTFQYLWKTVGNNIEKYRSYPRIVGETGGKDFVVAHPSADRAVLKTALTRGAFEYQGQKCSATSRAYIPASIWNSGFKEEFAAEVDGITMGDVTDLSHFIGAVIDERAFAKNKAAIDRAKADDTCTVVAGGSYDDSVGYFVRPTVVECTDPANEVFTTEYFGPFLAVHVYEDEKFEEMLEQMESVSAYALTGAVVAGDRAAAVDMAHKLRFAAGNFYINDKSTGAVVGQQPFGGGRASGTNDKAGAPQNLMRWTLTRSIKEALVPPTEYPYPHMG, via the coding sequence ATGGACGCCGTGACCAAGGTCCCCGCGCCGGTCAATGAGCCGGTGCACGGCTACGCGCCCGGTTCCCCGGAGCGCGCCCGGCTCGAGGCCAAGCTCAAGGAGCTGGCCAAGAACCCGATCGACCTCCCGATGACCATCGGTGGCGAGAAGCGGATGGGTGGCGGCAGCGCCTTCCAGGTCGTGCAGCCGCACAACCACAAGTCCGTCCTCGGCACCTACCGCAACGCCACCCAGGCCGACGCCCAGGACGCCATCGACGCCGCCCTGGCCGCCGCCCCCGCCTGGCGCGACCTGCCCTTCGACGCGCGCGCCGCGATCTTCCTGCGCGCCGCCGAACTCCTCGCCGGCCCCTGGCGCGAGACCATCGCGGCCTCCACCATGCTCGGCCAGTCCAAGACCGCCCAGCAGGCCGAGATCGACAGCCCCTGTGAGCTGATCGACTTCTGGCGCTTCAACGTGAGTTACGCCCGCGACCTGCTCGCCGAGCAGCCAGTGGCCAACTCGCCCGGCGTCTGGAACCGGCTCGACCACCGTCCGCTCGAGGGCTTCGTCTACGCGATCACGCCGTTCAACTTCACGGCCATCGCGGGCAACCTGCCCACCGCCCCCGCCCTGATGGGCAACGTGGTGGTCTGGAAGCCGTCGCCGACGCAGACCCACGCCGCGGTGCTGCTCATGCAGCTCCTGGAGGAGGCCGGTCTGCCCGCCGGTGTCATCAACCTGGTGACCGGCGACGGCATCGAGGTCTCCGAAGTCGCCCTGGAGCACCGCGACCTCGCGGGCATCCACTTCACCGGCTCGACCAAGACCTTCCAGTACCTGTGGAAGACGGTCGGCAACAACATCGAGAAGTACCGCTCCTACCCGCGCATCGTCGGCGAGACCGGCGGCAAGGACTTCGTGGTCGCGCACCCGAGCGCCGACCGCGCGGTCCTGAAGACGGCGCTGACCCGCGGTGCCTTCGAATACCAGGGCCAGAAGTGCTCGGCCACCTCGCGCGCTTACATCCCCGCCTCGATCTGGAACTCCGGCTTCAAGGAGGAGTTCGCGGCCGAGGTCGACGGCATCACGATGGGCGACGTCACCGACCTGTCGCACTTCATCGGTGCCGTCATCGACGAGCGCGCCTTCGCCAAGAACAAGGCCGCCATCGACCGCGCCAAGGCCGACGACACCTGCACCGTCGTCGCGGGCGGCAGCTACGACGACTCGGTGGGCTACTTCGTCCGCCCGACCGTCGTCGAGTGCACCGACCCGGCCAACGAGGTCTTCACGACCGAGTACTTCGGCCCCTTCCTCGCCGTCCACGTCTACGAGGACGAGAAGTTCGAGGAGATGCTGGAGCAGATGGAGTCGGTCTCGGCCTACGCGCTGACCGGTGCTGTCGTCGCCGGTGACCGTGCCGCCGCCGTGGACATGGCGCACAAGCTGCGCTTCGCGGCGGGCAACTTCTACATCAACGACAAGTCGACCGGTGCGGTCGTCGGCCAGCAGCCCTTCGGCGGCGGCCGTGCCTCCGGCACCAACGACAAGGCGGGCGCCCCGCAGAACCTGATGCGCTGGACGCTGACCCGGTCCATCAAGGAGGCCCTGGTCCCGCCGACGGAGTACCCCTACCCGCACATGGGCTGA
- a CDS encoding GNAT family N-acetyltransferase — translation MQPQVTLAHTADLAADQLSGIRALLDTAFEGEFDAQDWDHALGGLHVLLTGEDGLLAHGAVIQRRVRHAGRSLRVGYVEAVAVRPELHRSGHGGRIMAAAERVIDAAYELGALSASDAGAALYRSRGWQVWPGRIGALGPDGPLRLPDEEGSTFLREVPGGPQLDAEQGLFFDWRDGDVL, via the coding sequence ATGCAACCGCAGGTGACCCTCGCGCACACCGCCGACCTCGCAGCGGATCAACTCTCCGGGATCCGCGCACTCCTGGACACCGCCTTCGAGGGCGAGTTCGACGCACAGGACTGGGACCACGCCCTCGGCGGACTGCACGTCCTGCTCACCGGCGAGGACGGGCTGCTCGCGCACGGCGCGGTGATCCAGCGCCGGGTGCGGCATGCCGGGCGTTCGCTGCGGGTGGGCTACGTGGAGGCCGTCGCCGTACGGCCGGAGCTGCACCGCAGCGGTCACGGCGGCAGGATCATGGCGGCCGCGGAGCGCGTGATCGACGCGGCCTACGAGCTCGGGGCGCTCTCGGCGAGCGACGCCGGTGCCGCGCTCTACCGGTCCCGCGGCTGGCAGGTGTGGCCCGGCCGGATCGGTGCGCTAGGCCCGGACGGTCCGCTCCGGCTGCCGGACGAGGAGGGCAGCACCTTCCTGCGGGAGGTACCGGGCGGCCCCCAACTCGACGCGGAGCAGGGCCTGTTCTTCGACTGGCGGGACGGGGACGTGCTCTGA